In Primulina huaijiensis isolate GDHJ02 unplaced genomic scaffold, ASM1229523v2 scaffold23605, whole genome shotgun sequence, the sequence ATTTCTTGATGTTTGATCACACGCATGGAAGCCTTTATGGTACAAAATGACTCGGGACCacttcaaaatttgataaaaccGTGTCTTGACAGGGTGCGATAACAAAAAGAATGACGGCAATTGAAGAAATGGCTGGAATGGACGTGCTTTGCAGTGATAAAACTGGCACTCTTACTCTCAACAAACTTACTGTGGACAAAAGTTTAATTGAGgttgatatttattttacttgaaTGGATAAATGTGCTCAAATTTACTGATAGAGTGGAATAgttcaaaattttcttcttgGCTTATTCTACTTTTACTTCATTAAAATGTTATCAACATCATCATACTGATCATGATAGGTTTTTCTAAAAGACGTTGATAGAGACATGGTTGTATTGAATGCTGCAAGAGCCTCAAGGCTGGAAAACCAAGATGCTATTGACTGTGCAATTGTATCAATGTTGGATGATCCTAAAGAGGTATTCCATCATCTGAAAAAATTTCTTATGTGACTTCTAATAGTTCTTTCAGTATGTGAGTTTTTGTCTGATGACGGTtggtaaaaatgaattttcgaGCAAGTTCTTCATGATCTTGTGCTTCTGGTCTTGTCATCATTTAACGAATATCTACAAATAATTAACGtttactttatctatgcaaGGCACGAGCTGGAATAACAGAAGTTCACTTCCTTCCATTCAATCCGACTGACAAAAGGACAGCACTAACCTACATAGATAGTGCTGGTGTAATGCACAGAGTGAGCAAAGGTGCACCCGAGCAGGTATCCTCGTGCAATGAGCTATATATGAAATTGTGCTGTGTATATAAACCTATTTCAGCAAGTTGCTTACTTCTGAAAAAAATTAGTTTAGCAGATATAAAGGAACATAACCGAGATTTTAGATTGATATAGGCaaaaatataaaagatattttttggTGGCCAAAGATATTACACAATAAAAACTTTTCTAGGTAAAACTGTAGCTTTTTTAAAATGTCAGGCAGGATAAATGTCCATCTTTGCCTAAATAGATCAGCCCCTGTATGCAACTGATCTACTAATTATGTTTGTATAATTTTACTATTTGCAAAAACAATGTGACCATGGCATAGGCCGAAGgaactaaaaaattattatgacgGACTTGTAGATtctgaacttggcatacaacaAGTCAGAGATTGAAAATAAAGTGCATTCAATCATAGATAAATTTGCCGAACGAGGTCTCCGATCACTAGCAGTTGCACGTCAGGTAGCTTCTTCGTTGCAATCTAgtaaaatttcaagattttttaATTCCATCTTCACGTGTTTATGGATTATACTTCCTGCAGGTAGTACCGGAATGTACTAAGGAAAGTTCTGGGGGACCATGGGAATTTGTTGGTCTTCTCCCTCTATTTGATCCTCCACGCCATGACAGTGCTGAAACTATAAGAAAAGCTCTTGATCTTGGAGTTAGTGTCAAAATGATTACAGGTGTCCGTTGTTGCTAGCAACGTTTTTAAAGCAAAAGTTCATGTGCTAGTTTTCATTTTGAATAGCGATTAAAGTTATAAAGTTATTCTCAGTCTGTCTGCTTTCTGTATCTCTGGTTTTAATTGCAACATCGTGAAGAGGATACAATGGTGCAACTTTACATAATCCACATAATTAATGGTGATGAAAATCTTTTAGGCGATCAATTAGCCATTGGTAAAGAGACTGGAAGACGTCTCGGAATGGGCACGAACATGTACCCTTCCTCATCGTTGCTAGGAGGCCATAAAGATTCCTCTGTTGCAGCTCTGCCAGTTGAAGAACTCATTGAAAAAGCTGATGGTTTTGCTGGAGTTTTTCCTGGTAAATTGTCTTTACTATGGCACAAAACTTTAAAACCTTCATCATTAAggtattttcaagtttttttcttgaattcagaacACAAGTATGAGATTGTCAAGATATTACAAAGTCGAAAGCACATTTGCGGAATGACCGGTGATGGTGTCAATGATGCGCCAGCACTAAAGATAGCTGACATTGGAATTGCAGTAGCAGATGCCACAGATGCTGCACAAAGTGCATCTGATATAGTTTTGACCGAACCAGGGCTGAGTGTTATTATTAGTGCTGTTTTAACGAGCCGTGCCATATTCCAAAGGATGAAGAACTATACGGCAAGACAGAATCGATTTATCCATTCCTAAAAGTATGTAAATCTATTTGAAACTTTTTAATTAGTTCTCTTTCCTTTTCAGATATATGCTGTGTCGATCACCATACGTATTGTGGTAAGCCCCTTTGCTTCATAACTTTATAGAGTTATGTCATTATGAATTTGGTTATTACTGGACTGAATTGCACGTTTAAACTGGATTTATTGCTCACTGAACAGATGGGATTTTTGTTGCTAACGGCATTTTGGAGATTTGACTTTCCACCATTCATGGTTCTTGTCATTGCCATTCTTAATGATGGTAAGAGCCTCCGATTTTTAACTTGCAATAGTCCAAATCCAATGTCACTTCCAAGATATATGCATTTCATCTATTTCTATATTTTCCATCTTAAATCTGCTGACTTTTCTTCAGGTACTATTATGACAATATCAAAAGACAGAGTCAAGCCATCTCCGACTCCTGACTCATGGAAATTGAGTGAAATTTTTGCTACAGGGATTGTTTTAGGAAGCTACCTAGCTTTGATGACCGTTATATTTTTCCATTTAACTTATGAAACCTCATTTTTCGCGGTAAATGCAATACTCTGATTTTTGGATCCACTCTTGTTTTAGCTCTTGACTTGCTTCTCATAATTTATGACCCTTTATCAGAACCATTTCAATGTGAAAGATTTTAGTAAGCACACGGGTTATCTAACGGACGACGGTAACGAAGAACTAAAAGCCCAACTAGCATCTGCTGTTTATCTTCAAGTCAGCACCATCAGCCAAGCTTTAATATTCGTGACACGTTCCAGAGGATGGTCCTTCACTGAAAGACCTGGTCTTCTTTTAGTTTGTGCATTTATCATTGCACAATTGGTAAGAATAACGAATAAACGTCTTGCTTGTTTGTTTTGTCTTTGCTTTGCTTATCAATTTACATTACTGATGCTGGTGTTCTATGTTTACAGGTTGCAACTTTGCTATCTGCAGTGGTGACATGCGATTTATTTGGAATCAGGAAAATCGGATGGGGTTGGACAGCTGTGATATGGTTATATAATATTGTGACGTATTTCTTGCTTGATCCTATTAAATTTGGTGTTCGATATGCACTGAGCGGGAGAGCTTGGGGTCTGTTGCTTAATCAAAGGGTCAGTCAAACCTGTGATTTTCCATATACTGCTTCTTCTGTAATTTGGGTTGATTATATTCATAGGGTACAACTCTTTTACAGTTACCATAGCAACAAACCAGTTAAGACGTAAACTACTATagaaaaattttgttgattcatGTTCCCCTCAAGTTGTATTTTCACATAGATTAGCTGCTCTTAACGTAAGTTCATTTTTTCGTTTGTAGACCGCTTTTACCTCTCGAAAGGACTATGGTAAGGAAGCTCGGGAGGCAGCATGGGCAACTGAACAGCGAACACTTCATGGCCTTCAGTCGGCGGAGGCCAAACTGTTTGCAGACAAACACACATTTAGGGACATCAACATCATGGCCGAGGAAGCTCGGAGACGTGCAGAGATTGCGAGGTCagtaaaaaagaaattttccGTTTCAAAGTTTTTCCTAAAACTTGGTTAGAAAAAAATTTTCACCGAGCAATGGTTTTTCTACTTTAATGCATACCCTCGTGCATAAACCGGCGAGGCAATAATGGCCCAAAAATCAGTACCCAAGATCAACTAAATGAAACATAGAGCACATCATGACTCTAATACCGTGCCAGAAATCATTTTTTAACAGCTCTTTTCAGCAAACTAAATTCTGAGTGAAACTGCATTGAAAAAGTTGTGTGCGTGCAGGTTGAGGGAACTCCATACTTTGAAAGGAAGGGTGGAATCATTTGCTAAGCTAAGAGGATTAGATATCGACGTCAATCCACATTACACAGTATAATCGAGCAGGGTTTCATCAGCATAAGTTGTCATTCCATTTCCCTCCTCTACACTTGTATCCTCGAGCATTATATTCTTCTTTGCATCAAAGGTTGATGATCATATAATCGTGCAGTAACACGCGGAATCGGCGCAAGAGAGTCAATAAGAGCAAATGTAACTTTAGCCACTTCAAGTTTTCTCACCAATGTACTTTTCTGGTCTTTGATTCGCCACTCATTCCATTCACCGCGCCTAGAATTTGTTACTCCTAAAGTTCATGCAATATTATCCTGAAATCTACGTGAATCTAAGATAATgcttttgtttttctttataGCTTTATAAAATCGAAATTCGAtctcaaaatattatttcttgTTGTCTCCAGAATAATACAGGGGGATTTTTTGGTGTTTTGTACTCATATTGAATGTTTAAGATTCATTCCATTTATTTATATCTCACATCTTTTAATAACTTTGATTTCTAACTACTAAAGAGGTGAAGTCTCCACGTTAAAGAAATGGAAAAAGGTTTGATACGCTTAATTATTACATCTCCATTActatattaatatataagcACTATGCGCGAGTGATTGTGAATAGATATGTCAATGAGGCGGGTATGGCTAAACCAAGACCCGTCCTATGAATAAAACTTTAACCCATTACCCCGTCTCACcccggttaaatattcttcggacccgCCCCACCCCGAATACGAAATGGGGCCTGGTAGACCCACGAGATTCGTGAGacccgatttttttaaaaaaaatgaaaacaataattttcttatcacatgactgaattataaaaacaaacaagcctctaaatacaacacaatagaaaattaattcatgtcttggaccacacttaataataacaaacaaaatattttcacgatataatgaattatataaaaaaagagttaccagctctccaaaaaaaagtcttgacatccccaaaaataagtcataacagAATTTAAACAGATGAATataaaatcagcgagtaagcaTTATTTCAGACACATTCTTCAGGATCATCTTCCTTTTCACCAAGAATGGTGGGATAAgttggtaaattacttgaagaattacctacaaaattaaagagagaaagtacattgaaaatataaaactgtaatttaaaaccataaaaaatgtaatttaaagagagaaagtacagtaaaaaaattaaaatgaaagtacaataacaaaataaaattgtaatttatttaCCTTCCATCTCACCCTACAACCATGTTCGCGAGCACATCAATGCCTCCAAAGTCGTTGGATTAAACCTACTACGATGATGACAAACTATTCTTCCACTATTGATAAAAGCAGATTCAGATGCAACAGTTAACACATGAATATCTAAAATATCCTTAGCCATTTTCGGTAAATTTGGATATTTGACCTCATTTGTCTTCCACCAACTAGAATATCAAAATGTTGAGTTAGTGGcaagacaatttcttccaaATACATATCCAACTCGGTTAGGGATTTTGACGCAACTTGGCTTGAACTTAAAGCCACTAATTTATCATacatatctaaaatattaatatcagatGCATCAATATTAGAAACAGATGAAGTCCCATCGATCCCTGAATCACCACTATTTTCCAATGATTTTGTTGTCTTGGATTGGTAATCAACCAATAAATCACAACAATTCCGTCGAACTTCATCAACTTAGATTGTGATATTTCATCATAAATTAggggaaaataaaattcaacaagCTTCATCTTATATCTAGGATCTAATACAGCAGCAACCCCATCATAATATGACAATTATCCCaacatttatcatatttatcatttatattGACATATATGGGACGGGTAATATAAGACCAATGACCCGTCCCATACCCAGATGAGTCTGAAAAATTAGACCCGAGACTCACtccatgacccatttagtatgccAGAACTCGCCTCAGATGGGGCGGGTCTATTGCGAGTCTGGGTCATTGACATCCCTAATTGTGAAAACATGAAAcgaaatttttcaaattaaattttttatttaattatattttacaaaatgAATTTAGTATTAAATTATTAGAGAAAATATGATACGTGTattatttcttatttaaatGTTAGTACCAACATATTTGGAGACCTAAATAAGATTTTATAAGGTGCCCAATCTTAATATATTTCTCTTTATTTATAACATGAGAAATATCCGATGAAGTTCCCAAGtcaaaaatatattaagatTGGGCAccttataaaatattatttaggtCTCCTAATATATTCCTGAagacttattttttatttattgaaaggAATgctttattagaaataaaattgGACATTCAAATATTAATCTTCAAAAAATAATCCCAACagtatattaaaattaaagaatacaattaatttaaatataaattttattgataaaaataacattCCACTATAGGGTTTTTTTCCTCCACAAATTTATTTGTatacctttttttaaaaatataaataaataataataattgaaaaaaaaaataacattccACTATAGGTCGCACGTAATCTTTGCTTAATAAAATTCTCAATTTGCACGCAAAGTTTCATTTTCGATCGTGGCGTGGACTTCAAATTAGTGGGcgacaaagaaaaataaattctaaatttagtttTGCTAGttggattttaaaatgattttcgaaaattatcttgagaaaatgacgagtttttttattttcaaagtgaaactttttttaatcttaaatctcataatcttttaaaaatgtatttttttgaaaaagaaaagaaaagaatttcattacatcacaac encodes:
- the LOC140967071 gene encoding plasma membrane ATPase 1-like isoform X1, with the translated sequence MEMDKTTIAMEAVNNETVDLENIPIEEVFEKLKCTEGGLSSTEVQKRLEVFGYNKLEEKEESKILKFLGFMWNPLSWVMEAAAIMAIAIPHGKGVDYSDFVGILGLLIVNSTISFIEENNAGNAAAALMARLAPKAKVLRDAKWSEEDASVLVPGDIISIKLGDIIPADARLLQGDPLKIDQSALTGESLPVSKNPGDGVYSGSTCKQGEIEAVVIATGVHTFFGKAAHLVENTTHVGHFQQVLTSIGNFCICSIATGMVIEIIVIFAGQHRGYREAVDNLLVLLIGGIPIAMPTVLSVTMAIGSHRLSQQGAITKRMTAIEEMAGMDVLCSDKTGTLTLNKLTVDKSLIEVFLKDVDRDMVVLNAARASRLENQDAIDCAIVSMLDDPKEARAGITEVHFLPFNPTDKRTALTYIDSAGVMHRVSKGAPEQILNLAYNKSEIENKVHSIIDKFAERGLRSLAVARQVVPECTKESSGGPWEFVGLLPLFDPPRHDSAETIRKALDLGVSVKMITGDQLAIGKETGRRLGMGTNMYPSSSLLGGHKDSSVAALPVEELIEKADGFAGVFPGKLSLLWHKTLKPSSLRYFQVFFLNSEHKYEIVKILQSRKHICGMTGDGVNDAPALKIADIGIAVADATDAAQSASDIVLTEPGLSVIISAVLTSRAIFQRMKNYTIYAVSITIRIVMGFLLLTAFWRFDFPPFMVLVIAILNDGTIMTISKDRVKPSPTPDSWKLSEIFATGIVLGSYLALMTVIFFHLTYETSFFANHFNVKDFSKHTGYLTDDGNEELKAQLASAVYLQVSTISQALIFVTRSRGWSFTERPGLLLVCAFIIAQLVATLLSAVVTCDLFGIRKIGWGWTAVIWLYNIVTYFLLDPIKFGVRYALSGRAWGLLLNQRTAFTSRKDYGKEAREAAWATEQRTLHGLQSAEAKLFADKHTFRDINIMAEEARRRAEIARLRELHTLKGRVESFAKLRGLDIDVNPHYTV
- the LOC140967071 gene encoding plasma membrane ATPase 1-like isoform X2; amino-acid sequence: MEMDKTTIAMEAVNNETVDLENIPIEEVFEKLKCTEGGLSSTEVQKRLEVFGYNKLEEKEESKILKFLGFMWNPLSWVMEAAAIMAIAIPHGKGVDYSDFVGILGLLIVNSTISFIEENNAGNAAAALMARLAPKAKVLRDAKWSEEDASVLVPGDIISIKLGDIIPADARLLQGDPLKIDQSALTGESLPVSKNPGDGVYSGSTCKQGEIEAVVIATGVHTFFGKAAHLVENTTHVGHFQQVLTSIGNFCICSIATGMVIEIIVIFAGQHRGYREAVDNLLVLLIGGIPIAMPTVLSVTMAIGSHRLSQQGAITKRMTAIEEMAGMDVLCSDKTGTLTLNKLTVDKSLIEVFLKDVDRDMVVLNAARASRLENQDAIDCAIVSMLDDPKEARAGITEVHFLPFNPTDKRTALTYIDSAGVMHRVSKGAPEQILNLAYNKSEIENKVHSIIDKFAERGLRSLAVARQVVPECTKESSGGPWEFVGLLPLFDPPRHDSAETIRKALDLGVSVKMITGDQLAIGKETGRRLGMGTNMYPSSSLLGGHKDSSVAALPVEELIEKADGFAGVFPEHKYEIVKILQSRKHICGMTGDGVNDAPALKIADIGIAVADATDAAQSASDIVLTEPGLSVIISAVLTSRAIFQRMKNYTIYAVSITIRIVMGFLLLTAFWRFDFPPFMVLVIAILNDGTIMTISKDRVKPSPTPDSWKLSEIFATGIVLGSYLALMTVIFFHLTYETSFFANHFNVKDFSKHTGYLTDDGNEELKAQLASAVYLQVSTISQALIFVTRSRGWSFTERPGLLLVCAFIIAQLVATLLSAVVTCDLFGIRKIGWGWTAVIWLYNIVTYFLLDPIKFGVRYALSGRAWGLLLNQRTAFTSRKDYGKEAREAAWATEQRTLHGLQSAEAKLFADKHTFRDINIMAEEARRRAEIARLRELHTLKGRVESFAKLRGLDIDVNPHYTV